A single genomic interval of Aphidius gifuensis isolate YNYX2018 linkage group LG6, ASM1490517v1, whole genome shotgun sequence harbors:
- the LOC122859281 gene encoding oxysterol-binding protein-related protein 8 isoform X1, with amino-acid sequence MSSQSTIIPGERSRPPSESQSLTGPDTYRTMTPPGSSKSSNNPTGEERRSRSGNQPAQLSKLPSSESLPGITNINSGAPPLSPGLPTMGGSSMRMDSSLDRSMDSNKLTRKESYKAQRKNYRMEKKRVANELLSSLKDPTVVVMSDWLKVRGTLKSWTKLWCILKPGLLLLYKNPKIKSNNWIATVLLNTCQVIERPSKKDGFCFKLFHPLDQSIWAPKGPEKESSGAFAQLLPKNYLIFRAPSQAAGKCWLDALELSLRCSSLIVRSTSIVPRSPQHDTRTTHETQWSDADYEKHFNDQDLDDISQPENGVVADAEISASDSESEGSIKDDEDNINETPYVADENEILGTAGEVVAELQDDQKSLIWFLVKQVGASGMDLSKVVLPTFILENRSFLEKIADLAYHADLLSQAVLEDDAFTRMKGVVKFYLSGFYKKPQGLKKPYNPLLGETYRCYWQHPNGSRTFYLAEQISHHPPISSFYVTNRQDGFTISSTIIAKSKFYGNSTSAILDGVAVLTMLPRGEDYSMTMPYAHCKGIVMGNLSMELGGKVNIICEKTGYYTELEFKLKPFLGGSEQMNQVVGRIRLGKETLASISGYWDGQINITDKRTGQESLFFNPTPDVRKNRLKKYTVPLEKQNDFESQKLWQAVTIAINNEDQIAATEAKTILEEAQRERAKDRKLIGQEWIPKYFIQDIITGNWIYRNADIRPWDPRNDVVQYENDYIVRTKTRHKTPIMRTGSIVAADPQAQYHEFWEKHAESRSSLSVLKSSKRQLSSNLPLTETGQDSGSSSAEAHSDSSQSVGKRRRSQSRLVNSIKEIENQILEQNEKLDRIQRMLEQLGMRQRTQREQNYNTNMMKNFVDTIIVIVVVFFVQYIMKIWARNNIDSVKET; translated from the exons ATGAGTTCACAGTCAACAATAATACCTGGTGAACGGTCTCGGCCACCATCAGAATCACAATCATTAACTGGTCCTGATACATACAGAACAATGACACCACCTGGTTCCagtaaatcatcaaataatc cAACTGGAGAAGAACGACGATCACGTTCAGGAAATCAACCAGCTCAATTGTCAAAGCTACCATCATCAGAATCACTACCTGGTATCACTAATATCAATTCAGGTGCTCCTCCGCTTTCTCCAG GATTACCAACAATGGGTGGAAGTAGTATGAGAATGGACAGTTCACTTGATCGT tcaatGGACTCTAACAAGCTGACAAGAAAAGAATCATACAAAgctcaaagaaaaaattatagaatggaaaaaaaacgtgtagctaatgaattattaagcTCTTTAAAAGATCCAACAGTTGTTGTTATGAGTGATTGGCTTAAAGTCAGAGGAACTCTTAAAAGTTGGACAAAATTATGGTGTATATTAAAACCTGGTCTACTTTTACTatataaaaatccaaaaattaaa agTAATAATTGGATTGCAACTGTTCTTTTAAATACTTGTCAAGTTATTGAACGTCCAAGTAAAAAAGAtggtttttgttttaaattatttcatcctCTTGATCAATCAATTTGGGCACCAAAGGGTCCTGAAAAAGAATCAAgtg GTGCATTTGCACaattattaccaaaaaattatcttataTTTCGTGCACCATCACAAGCTGCTGGTAAATGTTGGCTTGATGCATTGGAACTTTCATTACGTTGTTCTTCACTTATTGTAAGATCGACAAGTATTGTACCACGTTCACCTCAGCATGATACAAGAACAACACATGAAACACAATGGAGTGATGCTGACtatgaaaaacattttaatgatCAAg atcTGGACGACATTAGCCAACCGGAAAATGGTGTTGTTGCTGATGCTGAAATTTCAGCAAGTGATAGTGAATCAGAAGGTTCAATaaaagatgatgaagataatataaatgaaacaCCATATGTTGcagatgaaaatgaaattcttggaaca gCAGGTGAAGTAGTTGCAGAATTACAAGATGatcaaaaatcattaatttggTTTCTTGTTAAACAAGTTGGTGCATCTGGAATGGATTTATCAAAAGTTGTACTTCCAACATTTATCCTTGAAAATCGttcatttttagaaaaaattgctgATCTTGCATATCATGCTGATCTTTTATCTCA aGCTGTACTTGAAGATGATGCATTTACACGTATGAAAggtgttgttaaattttatttatctggattttataaaaaacctcaaggtttaaaaaaaccatataatCCATTACTTGGTGAAACTTATCGTTGTTATTGGCAACATCCAAATGGTTCACGTACATTTTATTTAGCTGAAcag aTTTCTCATCATCCACcaatatcaagtttttatgTGACAAATCGTCAAGATGGTTTTACAATAAGTTCAACAATAATTgctaaatcaaaattttatggtAATTCAACATCAGCAATACTTGATGGTGTTGCTGTTTTAACAATGTTACCACGTGGTGAAGATTATTCAATGACAATGCCTTATGCACATTGCAAGGGTATTGTTATGGGTAATTTGTCAATGGAACTTGGTGGTaaagttaatattatttgtgaaAAAACAGGATATTATACTGAGCTTGAATTTAAACTCAAGCCATTTTTGGGTGGTTCAGAACAAATGAATCAAGTCGTTGGAAGAATACGTCTTGGTAAAGAAACTTTAGCATCAATATCTGGTTATTGGGAtggacaaataaatataactgaCAAAAGAACTGGACaagaatcattattttttaatccaacACCTGATGTACGAAAAaatcgtttaaaaaaatatacagtaccattagaaaaacaaaatgattttgagaGTCAAAAATTATGGCAAGCAGTTACAATTGcaattaataatgaagatCAAATTGCTGCAACTGAAGCTAAAACAATTCTTGAAGAGGCACAACGTGAAAGAGCTAAAGATCGTAAATTAATTGGTCAAGAATGGAtaccaaaatattttatacag GATATTATAACTGGTAATTGGATATATAGAAATGCTGATATAAGACCATGGGATCCAAGAAATGATGTTGTTCAATATGAAAATGATTATATTGTTCGTACAAAAACACGTCACAAGACACCAATAATGCGAACAGGAAGTATTGTTGCGGCTGATCCACAAGCACAG TATCATGAATTTTGGGAAAAACAC GCAGAATCAAGGTCATCATTGTCAGTATTAAAATCATCGAAACGACAGCTGTCAAGTAATTTACCATTGACTGAAACTGGACAAGATTCTGGAAGTTCATCAGCTGAAGCACACTCGGATTCAAGTCAATCTGTTGGAAAAAGAAGACGTTCACAATCaag GCTGgttaattcaataaaagaaattgaaaatcaaatattagaacaaaatgaaaaattagatCGTATACAAAGAATGTTAGAGCAACTTGGAATGCGACAACGAACACAACgtgaacaaaattataatacaaatatgatgaaaaattttgttgatactattattgttattgttgttgttttttttgtgcaatatattatgaaaatttgggcacgtaataatattgatagtgTCAAAGAAACATG a
- the LOC122859281 gene encoding oxysterol-binding protein-related protein 8 isoform X4, whose product MSSQSTIIPGERSRPPSESQSLTGPDTYRTMTPPGSSKSSNNRLPTMGGSSMRMDSSLDRSMDSNKLTRKESYKAQRKNYRMEKKRVANELLSSLKDPTVVVMSDWLKVRGTLKSWTKLWCILKPGLLLLYKNPKIKSNNWIATVLLNTCQVIERPSKKDGFCFKLFHPLDQSIWAPKGPEKESSGAFAQLLPKNYLIFRAPSQAAGKCWLDALELSLRCSSLIVRSTSIVPRSPQHDTRTTHETQWSDADYEKHFNDQDLDDISQPENGVVADAEISASDSESEGSIKDDEDNINETPYVADENEILGTAGEVVAELQDDQKSLIWFLVKQVGASGMDLSKVVLPTFILENRSFLEKIADLAYHADLLSQAVLEDDAFTRMKGVVKFYLSGFYKKPQGLKKPYNPLLGETYRCYWQHPNGSRTFYLAEQISHHPPISSFYVTNRQDGFTISSTIIAKSKFYGNSTSAILDGVAVLTMLPRGEDYSMTMPYAHCKGIVMGNLSMELGGKVNIICEKTGYYTELEFKLKPFLGGSEQMNQVVGRIRLGKETLASISGYWDGQINITDKRTGQESLFFNPTPDVRKNRLKKYTVPLEKQNDFESQKLWQAVTIAINNEDQIAATEAKTILEEAQRERAKDRKLIGQEWIPKYFIQDIITGNWIYRNADIRPWDPRNDVVQYENDYIVRTKTRHKTPIMRTGSIVAADPQAQYHEFWEKHAESRSSLSVLKSSKRQLSSNLPLTETGQDSGSSSAEAHSDSSQSVGKRRRSQSRLVNSIKEIENQILEQNEKLDRIQRMLEQLGMRQRTQREQNYNTNMMKNFVDTIIVIVVVFFVQYIMKIWARNNIDSVKET is encoded by the exons ATGAGTTCACAGTCAACAATAATACCTGGTGAACGGTCTCGGCCACCATCAGAATCACAATCATTAACTGGTCCTGATACATACAGAACAATGACACCACCTGGTTCCagtaaatcatcaaataatc GATTACCAACAATGGGTGGAAGTAGTATGAGAATGGACAGTTCACTTGATCGT tcaatGGACTCTAACAAGCTGACAAGAAAAGAATCATACAAAgctcaaagaaaaaattatagaatggaaaaaaaacgtgtagctaatgaattattaagcTCTTTAAAAGATCCAACAGTTGTTGTTATGAGTGATTGGCTTAAAGTCAGAGGAACTCTTAAAAGTTGGACAAAATTATGGTGTATATTAAAACCTGGTCTACTTTTACTatataaaaatccaaaaattaaa agTAATAATTGGATTGCAACTGTTCTTTTAAATACTTGTCAAGTTATTGAACGTCCAAGTAAAAAAGAtggtttttgttttaaattatttcatcctCTTGATCAATCAATTTGGGCACCAAAGGGTCCTGAAAAAGAATCAAgtg GTGCATTTGCACaattattaccaaaaaattatcttataTTTCGTGCACCATCACAAGCTGCTGGTAAATGTTGGCTTGATGCATTGGAACTTTCATTACGTTGTTCTTCACTTATTGTAAGATCGACAAGTATTGTACCACGTTCACCTCAGCATGATACAAGAACAACACATGAAACACAATGGAGTGATGCTGACtatgaaaaacattttaatgatCAAg atcTGGACGACATTAGCCAACCGGAAAATGGTGTTGTTGCTGATGCTGAAATTTCAGCAAGTGATAGTGAATCAGAAGGTTCAATaaaagatgatgaagataatataaatgaaacaCCATATGTTGcagatgaaaatgaaattcttggaaca gCAGGTGAAGTAGTTGCAGAATTACAAGATGatcaaaaatcattaatttggTTTCTTGTTAAACAAGTTGGTGCATCTGGAATGGATTTATCAAAAGTTGTACTTCCAACATTTATCCTTGAAAATCGttcatttttagaaaaaattgctgATCTTGCATATCATGCTGATCTTTTATCTCA aGCTGTACTTGAAGATGATGCATTTACACGTATGAAAggtgttgttaaattttatttatctggattttataaaaaacctcaaggtttaaaaaaaccatataatCCATTACTTGGTGAAACTTATCGTTGTTATTGGCAACATCCAAATGGTTCACGTACATTTTATTTAGCTGAAcag aTTTCTCATCATCCACcaatatcaagtttttatgTGACAAATCGTCAAGATGGTTTTACAATAAGTTCAACAATAATTgctaaatcaaaattttatggtAATTCAACATCAGCAATACTTGATGGTGTTGCTGTTTTAACAATGTTACCACGTGGTGAAGATTATTCAATGACAATGCCTTATGCACATTGCAAGGGTATTGTTATGGGTAATTTGTCAATGGAACTTGGTGGTaaagttaatattatttgtgaaAAAACAGGATATTATACTGAGCTTGAATTTAAACTCAAGCCATTTTTGGGTGGTTCAGAACAAATGAATCAAGTCGTTGGAAGAATACGTCTTGGTAAAGAAACTTTAGCATCAATATCTGGTTATTGGGAtggacaaataaatataactgaCAAAAGAACTGGACaagaatcattattttttaatccaacACCTGATGTACGAAAAaatcgtttaaaaaaatatacagtaccattagaaaaacaaaatgattttgagaGTCAAAAATTATGGCAAGCAGTTACAATTGcaattaataatgaagatCAAATTGCTGCAACTGAAGCTAAAACAATTCTTGAAGAGGCACAACGTGAAAGAGCTAAAGATCGTAAATTAATTGGTCAAGAATGGAtaccaaaatattttatacag GATATTATAACTGGTAATTGGATATATAGAAATGCTGATATAAGACCATGGGATCCAAGAAATGATGTTGTTCAATATGAAAATGATTATATTGTTCGTACAAAAACACGTCACAAGACACCAATAATGCGAACAGGAAGTATTGTTGCGGCTGATCCACAAGCACAG TATCATGAATTTTGGGAAAAACAC GCAGAATCAAGGTCATCATTGTCAGTATTAAAATCATCGAAACGACAGCTGTCAAGTAATTTACCATTGACTGAAACTGGACAAGATTCTGGAAGTTCATCAGCTGAAGCACACTCGGATTCAAGTCAATCTGTTGGAAAAAGAAGACGTTCACAATCaag GCTGgttaattcaataaaagaaattgaaaatcaaatattagaacaaaatgaaaaattagatCGTATACAAAGAATGTTAGAGCAACTTGGAATGCGACAACGAACACAACgtgaacaaaattataatacaaatatgatgaaaaattttgttgatactattattgttattgttgttgttttttttgtgcaatatattatgaaaatttgggcacgtaataatattgatagtgTCAAAGAAACATG a
- the LOC122859281 gene encoding oxysterol-binding protein-related protein 8 isoform X5 — protein MSSQSTIIPGERSRPPSESQSLTGPDTYRTMTPPGSSKSSNNRLPTMGGSSMRMDSSLDRSMDSNKLTRKESYKAQRKNYRMEKKRVANELLSSLKDPTVVVMSDWLKVRGTLKSWTKLWCILKPGLLLLYKNPKIKSNNWIATVLLNTCQVIERPSKKDGFCFKLFHPLDQSIWAPKGPEKESSGAFAQLLPKNYLIFRAPSQAAGKCWLDALELSLRCSSLIVRSTSIVPRSPQHDTRTTHETQWSDADYEKHFNDQDLDDISQPENGVVADAEISASDSESEGSIKDDEDNINETPYVADENEILGTAGEVVAELQDDQKSLIWFLVKQVGASGMDLSKVVLPTFILENRSFLEKIADLAYHADLLSQAVLEDDAFTRMKGVVKFYLSGFYKKPQGLKKPYNPLLGETYRCYWQHPNGSRTFYLAEQISHHPPISSFYVTNRQDGFTISSTIIAKSKFYGNSTSAILDGVAVLTMLPRGEDYSMTMPYAHCKGIVMGNLSMELGGKVNIICEKTGYYTELEFKLKPFLGGSEQMNQVVGRIRLGKETLASISGYWDGQINITDKRTGQESLFFNPTPDVRKNRLKKYTVPLEKQNDFESQKLWQAVTIAINNEDQIAATEAKTILEEAQRERAKDRKLIGQEWIPKYFIQDIITGNWIYRNADIRPWDPRNDVVQYENDYIVRTKTRHKTPIMRTGSIVAADPQAQMPLLQAESRSSLSVLKSSKRQLSSNLPLTETGQDSGSSSAEAHSDSSQSVGKRRRSQSRLVNSIKEIENQILEQNEKLDRIQRMLEQLGMRQRTQREQNYNTNMMKNFVDTIIVIVVVFFVQYIMKIWARNNIDSVKET, from the exons ATGAGTTCACAGTCAACAATAATACCTGGTGAACGGTCTCGGCCACCATCAGAATCACAATCATTAACTGGTCCTGATACATACAGAACAATGACACCACCTGGTTCCagtaaatcatcaaataatc GATTACCAACAATGGGTGGAAGTAGTATGAGAATGGACAGTTCACTTGATCGT tcaatGGACTCTAACAAGCTGACAAGAAAAGAATCATACAAAgctcaaagaaaaaattatagaatggaaaaaaaacgtgtagctaatgaattattaagcTCTTTAAAAGATCCAACAGTTGTTGTTATGAGTGATTGGCTTAAAGTCAGAGGAACTCTTAAAAGTTGGACAAAATTATGGTGTATATTAAAACCTGGTCTACTTTTACTatataaaaatccaaaaattaaa agTAATAATTGGATTGCAACTGTTCTTTTAAATACTTGTCAAGTTATTGAACGTCCAAGTAAAAAAGAtggtttttgttttaaattatttcatcctCTTGATCAATCAATTTGGGCACCAAAGGGTCCTGAAAAAGAATCAAgtg GTGCATTTGCACaattattaccaaaaaattatcttataTTTCGTGCACCATCACAAGCTGCTGGTAAATGTTGGCTTGATGCATTGGAACTTTCATTACGTTGTTCTTCACTTATTGTAAGATCGACAAGTATTGTACCACGTTCACCTCAGCATGATACAAGAACAACACATGAAACACAATGGAGTGATGCTGACtatgaaaaacattttaatgatCAAg atcTGGACGACATTAGCCAACCGGAAAATGGTGTTGTTGCTGATGCTGAAATTTCAGCAAGTGATAGTGAATCAGAAGGTTCAATaaaagatgatgaagataatataaatgaaacaCCATATGTTGcagatgaaaatgaaattcttggaaca gCAGGTGAAGTAGTTGCAGAATTACAAGATGatcaaaaatcattaatttggTTTCTTGTTAAACAAGTTGGTGCATCTGGAATGGATTTATCAAAAGTTGTACTTCCAACATTTATCCTTGAAAATCGttcatttttagaaaaaattgctgATCTTGCATATCATGCTGATCTTTTATCTCA aGCTGTACTTGAAGATGATGCATTTACACGTATGAAAggtgttgttaaattttatttatctggattttataaaaaacctcaaggtttaaaaaaaccatataatCCATTACTTGGTGAAACTTATCGTTGTTATTGGCAACATCCAAATGGTTCACGTACATTTTATTTAGCTGAAcag aTTTCTCATCATCCACcaatatcaagtttttatgTGACAAATCGTCAAGATGGTTTTACAATAAGTTCAACAATAATTgctaaatcaaaattttatggtAATTCAACATCAGCAATACTTGATGGTGTTGCTGTTTTAACAATGTTACCACGTGGTGAAGATTATTCAATGACAATGCCTTATGCACATTGCAAGGGTATTGTTATGGGTAATTTGTCAATGGAACTTGGTGGTaaagttaatattatttgtgaaAAAACAGGATATTATACTGAGCTTGAATTTAAACTCAAGCCATTTTTGGGTGGTTCAGAACAAATGAATCAAGTCGTTGGAAGAATACGTCTTGGTAAAGAAACTTTAGCATCAATATCTGGTTATTGGGAtggacaaataaatataactgaCAAAAGAACTGGACaagaatcattattttttaatccaacACCTGATGTACGAAAAaatcgtttaaaaaaatatacagtaccattagaaaaacaaaatgattttgagaGTCAAAAATTATGGCAAGCAGTTACAATTGcaattaataatgaagatCAAATTGCTGCAACTGAAGCTAAAACAATTCTTGAAGAGGCACAACGTGAAAGAGCTAAAGATCGTAAATTAATTGGTCAAGAATGGAtaccaaaatattttatacag GATATTATAACTGGTAATTGGATATATAGAAATGCTGATATAAGACCATGGGATCCAAGAAATGATGTTGTTCAATATGAAAATGATTATATTGTTCGTACAAAAACACGTCACAAGACACCAATAATGCGAACAGGAAGTATTGTTGCGGCTGATCCACAAGCACAG ATGCCGTTATTACAGGCAGAATCAAGGTCATCATTGTCAGTATTAAAATCATCGAAACGACAGCTGTCAAGTAATTTACCATTGACTGAAACTGGACAAGATTCTGGAAGTTCATCAGCTGAAGCACACTCGGATTCAAGTCAATCTGTTGGAAAAAGAAGACGTTCACAATCaag GCTGgttaattcaataaaagaaattgaaaatcaaatattagaacaaaatgaaaaattagatCGTATACAAAGAATGTTAGAGCAACTTGGAATGCGACAACGAACACAACgtgaacaaaattataatacaaatatgatgaaaaattttgttgatactattattgttattgttgttgttttttttgtgcaatatattatgaaaatttgggcacgtaataatattgatagtgTCAAAGAAACATG a
- the LOC122859281 gene encoding oxysterol-binding protein-related protein 8 isoform X3 translates to MSSQSTIIPGERSRPPSESQSLTGPDTYRTMTPPGSSKSSNNPTGEERRSRSGNQPAQLSKLPSSESLPGITNINSGAPPLSPGLPTMGGSSMRMDSSLDRSMDSNKLTRKESYKAQRKNYRMEKKRVANELLSSLKDPTVVVMSDWLKVRGTLKSWTKLWCILKPGLLLLYKNPKIKSNNWIATVLLNTCQVIERPSKKDGFCFKLFHPLDQSIWAPKGPEKESSGAFAQLLPKNYLIFRAPSQAAGKCWLDALELSLRCSSLIVRSTSIVPRSPQHDTRTTHETQWSDADYEKHFNDQDLDDISQPENGVVADAEISASDSESEGSIKDDEDNINETPYVADENEILGTAGEVVAELQDDQKSLIWFLVKQVGASGMDLSKVVLPTFILENRSFLEKIADLAYHADLLSQAVLEDDAFTRMKGVVKFYLSGFYKKPQGLKKPYNPLLGETYRCYWQHPNGSRTFYLAEQISHHPPISSFYVTNRQDGFTISSTIIAKSKFYGNSTSAILDGVAVLTMLPRGEDYSMTMPYAHCKGIVMGNLSMELGGKVNIICEKTGYYTELEFKLKPFLGGSEQMNQVVGRIRLGKETLASISGYWDGQINITDKRTGQESLFFNPTPDVRKNRLKKYTVPLEKQNDFESQKLWQAVTIAINNEDQIAATEAKTILEEAQRERAKDRKLIGQEWIPKYFIQDIITGNWIYRNADIRPWDPRNDVVQYENDYIVRTKTRHKTPIMRTGSIVAADPQAQAESRSSLSVLKSSKRQLSSNLPLTETGQDSGSSSAEAHSDSSQSVGKRRRSQSRLVNSIKEIENQILEQNEKLDRIQRMLEQLGMRQRTQREQNYNTNMMKNFVDTIIVIVVVFFVQYIMKIWARNNIDSVKET, encoded by the exons ATGAGTTCACAGTCAACAATAATACCTGGTGAACGGTCTCGGCCACCATCAGAATCACAATCATTAACTGGTCCTGATACATACAGAACAATGACACCACCTGGTTCCagtaaatcatcaaataatc cAACTGGAGAAGAACGACGATCACGTTCAGGAAATCAACCAGCTCAATTGTCAAAGCTACCATCATCAGAATCACTACCTGGTATCACTAATATCAATTCAGGTGCTCCTCCGCTTTCTCCAG GATTACCAACAATGGGTGGAAGTAGTATGAGAATGGACAGTTCACTTGATCGT tcaatGGACTCTAACAAGCTGACAAGAAAAGAATCATACAAAgctcaaagaaaaaattatagaatggaaaaaaaacgtgtagctaatgaattattaagcTCTTTAAAAGATCCAACAGTTGTTGTTATGAGTGATTGGCTTAAAGTCAGAGGAACTCTTAAAAGTTGGACAAAATTATGGTGTATATTAAAACCTGGTCTACTTTTACTatataaaaatccaaaaattaaa agTAATAATTGGATTGCAACTGTTCTTTTAAATACTTGTCAAGTTATTGAACGTCCAAGTAAAAAAGAtggtttttgttttaaattatttcatcctCTTGATCAATCAATTTGGGCACCAAAGGGTCCTGAAAAAGAATCAAgtg GTGCATTTGCACaattattaccaaaaaattatcttataTTTCGTGCACCATCACAAGCTGCTGGTAAATGTTGGCTTGATGCATTGGAACTTTCATTACGTTGTTCTTCACTTATTGTAAGATCGACAAGTATTGTACCACGTTCACCTCAGCATGATACAAGAACAACACATGAAACACAATGGAGTGATGCTGACtatgaaaaacattttaatgatCAAg atcTGGACGACATTAGCCAACCGGAAAATGGTGTTGTTGCTGATGCTGAAATTTCAGCAAGTGATAGTGAATCAGAAGGTTCAATaaaagatgatgaagataatataaatgaaacaCCATATGTTGcagatgaaaatgaaattcttggaaca gCAGGTGAAGTAGTTGCAGAATTACAAGATGatcaaaaatcattaatttggTTTCTTGTTAAACAAGTTGGTGCATCTGGAATGGATTTATCAAAAGTTGTACTTCCAACATTTATCCTTGAAAATCGttcatttttagaaaaaattgctgATCTTGCATATCATGCTGATCTTTTATCTCA aGCTGTACTTGAAGATGATGCATTTACACGTATGAAAggtgttgttaaattttatttatctggattttataaaaaacctcaaggtttaaaaaaaccatataatCCATTACTTGGTGAAACTTATCGTTGTTATTGGCAACATCCAAATGGTTCACGTACATTTTATTTAGCTGAAcag aTTTCTCATCATCCACcaatatcaagtttttatgTGACAAATCGTCAAGATGGTTTTACAATAAGTTCAACAATAATTgctaaatcaaaattttatggtAATTCAACATCAGCAATACTTGATGGTGTTGCTGTTTTAACAATGTTACCACGTGGTGAAGATTATTCAATGACAATGCCTTATGCACATTGCAAGGGTATTGTTATGGGTAATTTGTCAATGGAACTTGGTGGTaaagttaatattatttgtgaaAAAACAGGATATTATACTGAGCTTGAATTTAAACTCAAGCCATTTTTGGGTGGTTCAGAACAAATGAATCAAGTCGTTGGAAGAATACGTCTTGGTAAAGAAACTTTAGCATCAATATCTGGTTATTGGGAtggacaaataaatataactgaCAAAAGAACTGGACaagaatcattattttttaatccaacACCTGATGTACGAAAAaatcgtttaaaaaaatatacagtaccattagaaaaacaaaatgattttgagaGTCAAAAATTATGGCAAGCAGTTACAATTGcaattaataatgaagatCAAATTGCTGCAACTGAAGCTAAAACAATTCTTGAAGAGGCACAACGTGAAAGAGCTAAAGATCGTAAATTAATTGGTCAAGAATGGAtaccaaaatattttatacag GATATTATAACTGGTAATTGGATATATAGAAATGCTGATATAAGACCATGGGATCCAAGAAATGATGTTGTTCAATATGAAAATGATTATATTGTTCGTACAAAAACACGTCACAAGACACCAATAATGCGAACAGGAAGTATTGTTGCGGCTGATCCACAAGCACAG GCAGAATCAAGGTCATCATTGTCAGTATTAAAATCATCGAAACGACAGCTGTCAAGTAATTTACCATTGACTGAAACTGGACAAGATTCTGGAAGTTCATCAGCTGAAGCACACTCGGATTCAAGTCAATCTGTTGGAAAAAGAAGACGTTCACAATCaag GCTGgttaattcaataaaagaaattgaaaatcaaatattagaacaaaatgaaaaattagatCGTATACAAAGAATGTTAGAGCAACTTGGAATGCGACAACGAACACAACgtgaacaaaattataatacaaatatgatgaaaaattttgttgatactattattgttattgttgttgttttttttgtgcaatatattatgaaaatttgggcacgtaataatattgatagtgTCAAAGAAACATG a